Proteins from a genomic interval of Acanthopagrus latus isolate v.2019 chromosome 7, fAcaLat1.1, whole genome shotgun sequence:
- the zbtb48 gene encoding telomere zinc finger-associated protein isoform X1, with protein sequence MQLAGAAAAVRGEAGGMPAAESSHAQRVLASLNQQRAVGRFCDAVLNVGGGVVYLAHRNILACFSELFQQPSMPAAPCMEFCLQQCPDDGLELLLNFVYTGELKLDPDNLEKVQHAAASLCVPEALALCQQFKETSEDPAPFKRKRGRPRKSTSDANPPCSVKEENLLTGTTDNSSLEPTTATSSITTASTTTTCSATATTTRSGRIVKGPRRLVTDESPSNDFTAPDKSSKRPSGAPTERESGDDAAESQNQDQPTGETEVTEAQTDVTDNGVRQAVEEVEEEDDVGDFEGIAEDTDEEYVPIEEPSSLSPSTSTVRKRKAQKTDKNENGEAVGEDSRKDSVQCPICDKSFKSKYYLKVHNRRHTGERPFGCVKCGKRYFRKENLLIHEVRDCAKVQTYTCVTCSATFGGKEELRVHVVSHTGDMPHKCTTCPEQFMHKKNLTNHMMKVHGYPKPHACPQCPKTFLTRTELRVHEAAKHRGEKPFVCEECGHRASSRNGLQMHIKAIHRNERPFVCNLCGHAFSQKNNLNMHLRIHSGERPYQCHLCGKTFRTQASLDKHNRTHTGERPFSCDICDQRFTEKGALVRHKASKHEEGRPHCCHICGKTFKAREQLRVHLRRHKGMRKFECVDCGYKFTRQAHLRRHIQIHKRTENYNPRQRKLRNVIVQDVDRSSGENEATDAGETDSFADTIQEATNPGPESGNGLGSSCIVRVVIGSGNAGMEEVVSNQNLGHVAAAESFSVPEVLQQTQLVPEAYESSMDMEGMVENISESKT encoded by the exons ATGCAGCTCGCGGGTG cagcagcagcagtccgcGGTGAAGCTGGAGGGATGCCTGCAGCCGAGAGCAGCCATGCACAGCGTGTCCTGGCCTCCCTGAACCAGCAGAGGGCGGTAGGGAGGTTCTGTGATGCAGTCTTGAATGTGGGAGGTGGGGTGGTCTACCTCGCCCACCGCAACATCCTCGCCTGTTTCAGCGAACTGTTCCAGCAGCCCAGCATGCCGGCCGCTCCCTGCATGGAGTTCTGCCTGCAGCAGTGCCCAGACGACGGCCTGGAGCTGCTTCTGAACTTTGTCTACACCGGAGAGCTGAAGCTGGATCCCGACAACCTGGAGAAGGTGCAGCACGCCGCCGCCAGCCTGTGTGTACCAGAAGCACTCGCACTCTGTCAGCAGTTCAAGGAAACCTCTGAGGATCCCGCTCCTTTCAAGCGTAAGAGAGGCCGACCTAGAAAGTCGACATCAGACGCCAACCCTCCCTGTTCAGTCAAGGAAGAGAACTTGCTCACAGGCACAACAGACAATTCCAGCTTAGAACCCACCACAGCAACTTCTAGCATCACCACCgcttccaccaccaccacctgcagTGCCACTGCGACCACCACCCGCTCTGGCCGGATTGTGAAGGGCCCGAGGCGGCTGGTGACTGATGAGAGTCCCTCCAATGATTTTACAGCCCCTGATAAATCCAGCAAGAGACCTTCAGGCGCTCCcacggagagagaaagtggtGATGATGCTGCAGAGAGCCAAAACCAAGATCAGCCGACTGGTGAAACTGAG gtaACCGAGGCGCAGACTGATGTGACTGACAACGGTGTCCGGCAGGCTGTtgaggaggtggaagaagaagacgatGTGGGGGACTTTGAGGGCATCGCTGAAGACACAGACGAGGAGTACGTGCCCATTGAAGAGCCCAGTTCATTATCTCCATCCACGTCGACGGTGCGGAAGCGCAAGGCCCAAAAAACTGACAAGAACGAGAACGGTGAGGCCGTGGGGGAAGACTCCAGGAAGGACTCTGTTCAGTGTCCCATCTGTGACAAATCCTTCAAGAGCAAATACTATCTCAAAGTCCACAACAG GCGACATACAGGCGAGAGGCCGTTCGGCTGTGTGAAGTGTGGAAAGAGATACTTCAGGAAGGAGAATCTGTTAATACACGAGGTCAGAGACTGTGCCAAAGTACAG ACGTACACCTGCGTGACGTGCTCCGCGACGTTCGGTGGAAAAGAAGAGCTGCGTGTGCACGTCGTCTCCCACACAGGAGACATGCCGCACAAG tgtacaACGTGTCCTGAACAGTTCATGCACAAGAAAAACTTGACGAATCACATGATGAAGGTCCACGGGTATCCAAAACCACACGCA TGTCCACAGTGCCCCAAAACCTTCTTAACACGGACGGAGCTGCGTGTGCACGAAGCGGCCAAACATCGAGGCGAGAAGCCGTTCGTGTGCGAGGAGTGCGGCCACCGAGCGTCGAGTCGGAACGGCCTGCAGATGCACATCAAAGCCATTCACAG GAACGAGCGGCCTTTTGTTTGTAACTTATGTGGCCATGCGTTCTCCCAGAAGAACAACCTGAACATGCACCTGCGTATACACAGCGGGGAGAGGCCGTACCAGTGTCACCTCTGTGGCAAAACCTTCAGGACACAAG CCAGCCTAGATAAACACAACCGGACACACACCGGCGAGCGTCCTTTCAGCTGTGATATTTGTGATCAGCGCTTCACTGAGAAAGGCGCCCTCGTCCGCCACAAGGCCAGCAAGCACGAGGAGGGCCGACCCCACTGCTGCCACATCTGTGGCAAAACCTTCAAAG cGAGGGAGCAGCTTCGTGTTCACCTGCGTCGCCACAAGGGCATGAGGAAGTTTGAGTGTGTTGATTGTGGATACAAGTTCACTCGACAG GCACACCTACGACGACACATTCAGATCCACAAACGCACCGAGAACTACAACCCCCGGCAGAGAAAACTGAGGAACGTGATCGTGCAGGATGTGGACCGGAGTTCTGGTGAGAACGAGGCGACTGACGCAGGCGAGACAGATTCCTTCGCAGACACCATCCAGGAAGCCACAAACCCGGGACCTGAGTCCGGGAACGGCCTCGGCTCTAGCTGCATAGTGAGGGTGGTGATTGGGTCGGGCAACGcggggatggaggaggtggtgtcCAACCAGAACCTGGGACATGTCGCGGCAGCCGAGAGTTTCTCGGTGCCAGAGGtcctgcagcaaacacagctggtCCCCGAGGCATACGAGTCCTCGATGGACATGGAGGGAATGGTTGAGAATATATCAGAGAGTAAGACCTGA
- the zbtb48 gene encoding telomere zinc finger-associated protein isoform X2, with translation MQLAAAAAVRGEAGGMPAAESSHAQRVLASLNQQRAVGRFCDAVLNVGGGVVYLAHRNILACFSELFQQPSMPAAPCMEFCLQQCPDDGLELLLNFVYTGELKLDPDNLEKVQHAAASLCVPEALALCQQFKETSEDPAPFKRKRGRPRKSTSDANPPCSVKEENLLTGTTDNSSLEPTTATSSITTASTTTTCSATATTTRSGRIVKGPRRLVTDESPSNDFTAPDKSSKRPSGAPTERESGDDAAESQNQDQPTGETEVTEAQTDVTDNGVRQAVEEVEEEDDVGDFEGIAEDTDEEYVPIEEPSSLSPSTSTVRKRKAQKTDKNENGEAVGEDSRKDSVQCPICDKSFKSKYYLKVHNRRHTGERPFGCVKCGKRYFRKENLLIHEVRDCAKVQTYTCVTCSATFGGKEELRVHVVSHTGDMPHKCTTCPEQFMHKKNLTNHMMKVHGYPKPHACPQCPKTFLTRTELRVHEAAKHRGEKPFVCEECGHRASSRNGLQMHIKAIHRNERPFVCNLCGHAFSQKNNLNMHLRIHSGERPYQCHLCGKTFRTQASLDKHNRTHTGERPFSCDICDQRFTEKGALVRHKASKHEEGRPHCCHICGKTFKAREQLRVHLRRHKGMRKFECVDCGYKFTRQAHLRRHIQIHKRTENYNPRQRKLRNVIVQDVDRSSGENEATDAGETDSFADTIQEATNPGPESGNGLGSSCIVRVVIGSGNAGMEEVVSNQNLGHVAAAESFSVPEVLQQTQLVPEAYESSMDMEGMVENISESKT, from the exons ATGCAGCTCGCGG cagcagcagcagtccgcGGTGAAGCTGGAGGGATGCCTGCAGCCGAGAGCAGCCATGCACAGCGTGTCCTGGCCTCCCTGAACCAGCAGAGGGCGGTAGGGAGGTTCTGTGATGCAGTCTTGAATGTGGGAGGTGGGGTGGTCTACCTCGCCCACCGCAACATCCTCGCCTGTTTCAGCGAACTGTTCCAGCAGCCCAGCATGCCGGCCGCTCCCTGCATGGAGTTCTGCCTGCAGCAGTGCCCAGACGACGGCCTGGAGCTGCTTCTGAACTTTGTCTACACCGGAGAGCTGAAGCTGGATCCCGACAACCTGGAGAAGGTGCAGCACGCCGCCGCCAGCCTGTGTGTACCAGAAGCACTCGCACTCTGTCAGCAGTTCAAGGAAACCTCTGAGGATCCCGCTCCTTTCAAGCGTAAGAGAGGCCGACCTAGAAAGTCGACATCAGACGCCAACCCTCCCTGTTCAGTCAAGGAAGAGAACTTGCTCACAGGCACAACAGACAATTCCAGCTTAGAACCCACCACAGCAACTTCTAGCATCACCACCgcttccaccaccaccacctgcagTGCCACTGCGACCACCACCCGCTCTGGCCGGATTGTGAAGGGCCCGAGGCGGCTGGTGACTGATGAGAGTCCCTCCAATGATTTTACAGCCCCTGATAAATCCAGCAAGAGACCTTCAGGCGCTCCcacggagagagaaagtggtGATGATGCTGCAGAGAGCCAAAACCAAGATCAGCCGACTGGTGAAACTGAG gtaACCGAGGCGCAGACTGATGTGACTGACAACGGTGTCCGGCAGGCTGTtgaggaggtggaagaagaagacgatGTGGGGGACTTTGAGGGCATCGCTGAAGACACAGACGAGGAGTACGTGCCCATTGAAGAGCCCAGTTCATTATCTCCATCCACGTCGACGGTGCGGAAGCGCAAGGCCCAAAAAACTGACAAGAACGAGAACGGTGAGGCCGTGGGGGAAGACTCCAGGAAGGACTCTGTTCAGTGTCCCATCTGTGACAAATCCTTCAAGAGCAAATACTATCTCAAAGTCCACAACAG GCGACATACAGGCGAGAGGCCGTTCGGCTGTGTGAAGTGTGGAAAGAGATACTTCAGGAAGGAGAATCTGTTAATACACGAGGTCAGAGACTGTGCCAAAGTACAG ACGTACACCTGCGTGACGTGCTCCGCGACGTTCGGTGGAAAAGAAGAGCTGCGTGTGCACGTCGTCTCCCACACAGGAGACATGCCGCACAAG tgtacaACGTGTCCTGAACAGTTCATGCACAAGAAAAACTTGACGAATCACATGATGAAGGTCCACGGGTATCCAAAACCACACGCA TGTCCACAGTGCCCCAAAACCTTCTTAACACGGACGGAGCTGCGTGTGCACGAAGCGGCCAAACATCGAGGCGAGAAGCCGTTCGTGTGCGAGGAGTGCGGCCACCGAGCGTCGAGTCGGAACGGCCTGCAGATGCACATCAAAGCCATTCACAG GAACGAGCGGCCTTTTGTTTGTAACTTATGTGGCCATGCGTTCTCCCAGAAGAACAACCTGAACATGCACCTGCGTATACACAGCGGGGAGAGGCCGTACCAGTGTCACCTCTGTGGCAAAACCTTCAGGACACAAG CCAGCCTAGATAAACACAACCGGACACACACCGGCGAGCGTCCTTTCAGCTGTGATATTTGTGATCAGCGCTTCACTGAGAAAGGCGCCCTCGTCCGCCACAAGGCCAGCAAGCACGAGGAGGGCCGACCCCACTGCTGCCACATCTGTGGCAAAACCTTCAAAG cGAGGGAGCAGCTTCGTGTTCACCTGCGTCGCCACAAGGGCATGAGGAAGTTTGAGTGTGTTGATTGTGGATACAAGTTCACTCGACAG GCACACCTACGACGACACATTCAGATCCACAAACGCACCGAGAACTACAACCCCCGGCAGAGAAAACTGAGGAACGTGATCGTGCAGGATGTGGACCGGAGTTCTGGTGAGAACGAGGCGACTGACGCAGGCGAGACAGATTCCTTCGCAGACACCATCCAGGAAGCCACAAACCCGGGACCTGAGTCCGGGAACGGCCTCGGCTCTAGCTGCATAGTGAGGGTGGTGATTGGGTCGGGCAACGcggggatggaggaggtggtgtcCAACCAGAACCTGGGACATGTCGCGGCAGCCGAGAGTTTCTCGGTGCCAGAGGtcctgcagcaaacacagctggtCCCCGAGGCATACGAGTCCTCGATGGACATGGAGGGAATGGTTGAGAATATATCAGAGAGTAAGACCTGA
- the zbtb48 gene encoding telomere zinc finger-associated protein isoform X4, producing MQLAAAVRGEAGGMPAAESSHAQRVLASLNQQRAVGRFCDAVLNVGGGVVYLAHRNILACFSELFQQPSMPAAPCMEFCLQQCPDDGLELLLNFVYTGELKLDPDNLEKVQHAAASLCVPEALALCQQFKETSEDPAPFKRKRGRPRKSTSDANPPCSVKEENLLTGTTDNSSLEPTTATSSITTASTTTTCSATATTTRSGRIVKGPRRLVTDESPSNDFTAPDKSSKRPSGAPTERESGDDAAESQNQDQPTGETEVTEAQTDVTDNGVRQAVEEVEEEDDVGDFEGIAEDTDEEYVPIEEPSSLSPSTSTVRKRKAQKTDKNENGEAVGEDSRKDSVQCPICDKSFKSKYYLKVHNRRHTGERPFGCVKCGKRYFRKENLLIHEVRDCAKVQTYTCVTCSATFGGKEELRVHVVSHTGDMPHKCTTCPEQFMHKKNLTNHMMKVHGYPKPHACPQCPKTFLTRTELRVHEAAKHRGEKPFVCEECGHRASSRNGLQMHIKAIHRNERPFVCNLCGHAFSQKNNLNMHLRIHSGERPYQCHLCGKTFRTQASLDKHNRTHTGERPFSCDICDQRFTEKGALVRHKASKHEEGRPHCCHICGKTFKAREQLRVHLRRHKGMRKFECVDCGYKFTRQAHLRRHIQIHKRTENYNPRQRKLRNVIVQDVDRSSGENEATDAGETDSFADTIQEATNPGPESGNGLGSSCIVRVVIGSGNAGMEEVVSNQNLGHVAAAESFSVPEVLQQTQLVPEAYESSMDMEGMVENISESKT from the exons ATGCAGCTCGCGG cagcagtccgcGGTGAAGCTGGAGGGATGCCTGCAGCCGAGAGCAGCCATGCACAGCGTGTCCTGGCCTCCCTGAACCAGCAGAGGGCGGTAGGGAGGTTCTGTGATGCAGTCTTGAATGTGGGAGGTGGGGTGGTCTACCTCGCCCACCGCAACATCCTCGCCTGTTTCAGCGAACTGTTCCAGCAGCCCAGCATGCCGGCCGCTCCCTGCATGGAGTTCTGCCTGCAGCAGTGCCCAGACGACGGCCTGGAGCTGCTTCTGAACTTTGTCTACACCGGAGAGCTGAAGCTGGATCCCGACAACCTGGAGAAGGTGCAGCACGCCGCCGCCAGCCTGTGTGTACCAGAAGCACTCGCACTCTGTCAGCAGTTCAAGGAAACCTCTGAGGATCCCGCTCCTTTCAAGCGTAAGAGAGGCCGACCTAGAAAGTCGACATCAGACGCCAACCCTCCCTGTTCAGTCAAGGAAGAGAACTTGCTCACAGGCACAACAGACAATTCCAGCTTAGAACCCACCACAGCAACTTCTAGCATCACCACCgcttccaccaccaccacctgcagTGCCACTGCGACCACCACCCGCTCTGGCCGGATTGTGAAGGGCCCGAGGCGGCTGGTGACTGATGAGAGTCCCTCCAATGATTTTACAGCCCCTGATAAATCCAGCAAGAGACCTTCAGGCGCTCCcacggagagagaaagtggtGATGATGCTGCAGAGAGCCAAAACCAAGATCAGCCGACTGGTGAAACTGAG gtaACCGAGGCGCAGACTGATGTGACTGACAACGGTGTCCGGCAGGCTGTtgaggaggtggaagaagaagacgatGTGGGGGACTTTGAGGGCATCGCTGAAGACACAGACGAGGAGTACGTGCCCATTGAAGAGCCCAGTTCATTATCTCCATCCACGTCGACGGTGCGGAAGCGCAAGGCCCAAAAAACTGACAAGAACGAGAACGGTGAGGCCGTGGGGGAAGACTCCAGGAAGGACTCTGTTCAGTGTCCCATCTGTGACAAATCCTTCAAGAGCAAATACTATCTCAAAGTCCACAACAG GCGACATACAGGCGAGAGGCCGTTCGGCTGTGTGAAGTGTGGAAAGAGATACTTCAGGAAGGAGAATCTGTTAATACACGAGGTCAGAGACTGTGCCAAAGTACAG ACGTACACCTGCGTGACGTGCTCCGCGACGTTCGGTGGAAAAGAAGAGCTGCGTGTGCACGTCGTCTCCCACACAGGAGACATGCCGCACAAG tgtacaACGTGTCCTGAACAGTTCATGCACAAGAAAAACTTGACGAATCACATGATGAAGGTCCACGGGTATCCAAAACCACACGCA TGTCCACAGTGCCCCAAAACCTTCTTAACACGGACGGAGCTGCGTGTGCACGAAGCGGCCAAACATCGAGGCGAGAAGCCGTTCGTGTGCGAGGAGTGCGGCCACCGAGCGTCGAGTCGGAACGGCCTGCAGATGCACATCAAAGCCATTCACAG GAACGAGCGGCCTTTTGTTTGTAACTTATGTGGCCATGCGTTCTCCCAGAAGAACAACCTGAACATGCACCTGCGTATACACAGCGGGGAGAGGCCGTACCAGTGTCACCTCTGTGGCAAAACCTTCAGGACACAAG CCAGCCTAGATAAACACAACCGGACACACACCGGCGAGCGTCCTTTCAGCTGTGATATTTGTGATCAGCGCTTCACTGAGAAAGGCGCCCTCGTCCGCCACAAGGCCAGCAAGCACGAGGAGGGCCGACCCCACTGCTGCCACATCTGTGGCAAAACCTTCAAAG cGAGGGAGCAGCTTCGTGTTCACCTGCGTCGCCACAAGGGCATGAGGAAGTTTGAGTGTGTTGATTGTGGATACAAGTTCACTCGACAG GCACACCTACGACGACACATTCAGATCCACAAACGCACCGAGAACTACAACCCCCGGCAGAGAAAACTGAGGAACGTGATCGTGCAGGATGTGGACCGGAGTTCTGGTGAGAACGAGGCGACTGACGCAGGCGAGACAGATTCCTTCGCAGACACCATCCAGGAAGCCACAAACCCGGGACCTGAGTCCGGGAACGGCCTCGGCTCTAGCTGCATAGTGAGGGTGGTGATTGGGTCGGGCAACGcggggatggaggaggtggtgtcCAACCAGAACCTGGGACATGTCGCGGCAGCCGAGAGTTTCTCGGTGCCAGAGGtcctgcagcaaacacagctggtCCCCGAGGCATACGAGTCCTCGATGGACATGGAGGGAATGGTTGAGAATATATCAGAGAGTAAGACCTGA
- the zbtb48 gene encoding telomere zinc finger-associated protein isoform X3 produces MQLAAAAVRGEAGGMPAAESSHAQRVLASLNQQRAVGRFCDAVLNVGGGVVYLAHRNILACFSELFQQPSMPAAPCMEFCLQQCPDDGLELLLNFVYTGELKLDPDNLEKVQHAAASLCVPEALALCQQFKETSEDPAPFKRKRGRPRKSTSDANPPCSVKEENLLTGTTDNSSLEPTTATSSITTASTTTTCSATATTTRSGRIVKGPRRLVTDESPSNDFTAPDKSSKRPSGAPTERESGDDAAESQNQDQPTGETEVTEAQTDVTDNGVRQAVEEVEEEDDVGDFEGIAEDTDEEYVPIEEPSSLSPSTSTVRKRKAQKTDKNENGEAVGEDSRKDSVQCPICDKSFKSKYYLKVHNRRHTGERPFGCVKCGKRYFRKENLLIHEVRDCAKVQTYTCVTCSATFGGKEELRVHVVSHTGDMPHKCTTCPEQFMHKKNLTNHMMKVHGYPKPHACPQCPKTFLTRTELRVHEAAKHRGEKPFVCEECGHRASSRNGLQMHIKAIHRNERPFVCNLCGHAFSQKNNLNMHLRIHSGERPYQCHLCGKTFRTQASLDKHNRTHTGERPFSCDICDQRFTEKGALVRHKASKHEEGRPHCCHICGKTFKAREQLRVHLRRHKGMRKFECVDCGYKFTRQAHLRRHIQIHKRTENYNPRQRKLRNVIVQDVDRSSGENEATDAGETDSFADTIQEATNPGPESGNGLGSSCIVRVVIGSGNAGMEEVVSNQNLGHVAAAESFSVPEVLQQTQLVPEAYESSMDMEGMVENISESKT; encoded by the exons ATGCAGCTCGCGG cagcagcagtccgcGGTGAAGCTGGAGGGATGCCTGCAGCCGAGAGCAGCCATGCACAGCGTGTCCTGGCCTCCCTGAACCAGCAGAGGGCGGTAGGGAGGTTCTGTGATGCAGTCTTGAATGTGGGAGGTGGGGTGGTCTACCTCGCCCACCGCAACATCCTCGCCTGTTTCAGCGAACTGTTCCAGCAGCCCAGCATGCCGGCCGCTCCCTGCATGGAGTTCTGCCTGCAGCAGTGCCCAGACGACGGCCTGGAGCTGCTTCTGAACTTTGTCTACACCGGAGAGCTGAAGCTGGATCCCGACAACCTGGAGAAGGTGCAGCACGCCGCCGCCAGCCTGTGTGTACCAGAAGCACTCGCACTCTGTCAGCAGTTCAAGGAAACCTCTGAGGATCCCGCTCCTTTCAAGCGTAAGAGAGGCCGACCTAGAAAGTCGACATCAGACGCCAACCCTCCCTGTTCAGTCAAGGAAGAGAACTTGCTCACAGGCACAACAGACAATTCCAGCTTAGAACCCACCACAGCAACTTCTAGCATCACCACCgcttccaccaccaccacctgcagTGCCACTGCGACCACCACCCGCTCTGGCCGGATTGTGAAGGGCCCGAGGCGGCTGGTGACTGATGAGAGTCCCTCCAATGATTTTACAGCCCCTGATAAATCCAGCAAGAGACCTTCAGGCGCTCCcacggagagagaaagtggtGATGATGCTGCAGAGAGCCAAAACCAAGATCAGCCGACTGGTGAAACTGAG gtaACCGAGGCGCAGACTGATGTGACTGACAACGGTGTCCGGCAGGCTGTtgaggaggtggaagaagaagacgatGTGGGGGACTTTGAGGGCATCGCTGAAGACACAGACGAGGAGTACGTGCCCATTGAAGAGCCCAGTTCATTATCTCCATCCACGTCGACGGTGCGGAAGCGCAAGGCCCAAAAAACTGACAAGAACGAGAACGGTGAGGCCGTGGGGGAAGACTCCAGGAAGGACTCTGTTCAGTGTCCCATCTGTGACAAATCCTTCAAGAGCAAATACTATCTCAAAGTCCACAACAG GCGACATACAGGCGAGAGGCCGTTCGGCTGTGTGAAGTGTGGAAAGAGATACTTCAGGAAGGAGAATCTGTTAATACACGAGGTCAGAGACTGTGCCAAAGTACAG ACGTACACCTGCGTGACGTGCTCCGCGACGTTCGGTGGAAAAGAAGAGCTGCGTGTGCACGTCGTCTCCCACACAGGAGACATGCCGCACAAG tgtacaACGTGTCCTGAACAGTTCATGCACAAGAAAAACTTGACGAATCACATGATGAAGGTCCACGGGTATCCAAAACCACACGCA TGTCCACAGTGCCCCAAAACCTTCTTAACACGGACGGAGCTGCGTGTGCACGAAGCGGCCAAACATCGAGGCGAGAAGCCGTTCGTGTGCGAGGAGTGCGGCCACCGAGCGTCGAGTCGGAACGGCCTGCAGATGCACATCAAAGCCATTCACAG GAACGAGCGGCCTTTTGTTTGTAACTTATGTGGCCATGCGTTCTCCCAGAAGAACAACCTGAACATGCACCTGCGTATACACAGCGGGGAGAGGCCGTACCAGTGTCACCTCTGTGGCAAAACCTTCAGGACACAAG CCAGCCTAGATAAACACAACCGGACACACACCGGCGAGCGTCCTTTCAGCTGTGATATTTGTGATCAGCGCTTCACTGAGAAAGGCGCCCTCGTCCGCCACAAGGCCAGCAAGCACGAGGAGGGCCGACCCCACTGCTGCCACATCTGTGGCAAAACCTTCAAAG cGAGGGAGCAGCTTCGTGTTCACCTGCGTCGCCACAAGGGCATGAGGAAGTTTGAGTGTGTTGATTGTGGATACAAGTTCACTCGACAG GCACACCTACGACGACACATTCAGATCCACAAACGCACCGAGAACTACAACCCCCGGCAGAGAAAACTGAGGAACGTGATCGTGCAGGATGTGGACCGGAGTTCTGGTGAGAACGAGGCGACTGACGCAGGCGAGACAGATTCCTTCGCAGACACCATCCAGGAAGCCACAAACCCGGGACCTGAGTCCGGGAACGGCCTCGGCTCTAGCTGCATAGTGAGGGTGGTGATTGGGTCGGGCAACGcggggatggaggaggtggtgtcCAACCAGAACCTGGGACATGTCGCGGCAGCCGAGAGTTTCTCGGTGCCAGAGGtcctgcagcaaacacagctggtCCCCGAGGCATACGAGTCCTCGATGGACATGGAGGGAATGGTTGAGAATATATCAGAGAGTAAGACCTGA